A single window of Granulicella mallensis MP5ACTX8 DNA harbors:
- a CDS encoding flavin monoamine oxidase family protein: MRDETKDNDVLILGAGIAGLAAARALGERGIRANVLEARDRVGGRLLTRVSAGGGIVELGAEFVHGRAPELWALLAECEAQTTERDGTMLREEWDGGLIEDDPQDEEMFAPLEELEDFAGEDVSFTDWLATSEVAEEDRPALLGYVEGFNAADAHKIGIRSLGVQQKAEDAIEGDRAWHLRGGYAQLAEYLAGRVKELGGDVRLNTEVLAIRWSAHSVEVETTQGTLRAKQCIVTLPLGVLQRVNGEAALHITPEPAAISQARRLEMGHAVRFTLVFRERWWEQSPALDAVSLQTMSFLFTSKRLPAVWWTPHPEPEASPTLTGWVGGPRAKLLEGKSAEELGREACTALAEVFSMDEALVHASLLETHTHDWSNDPFARGAYSYVPAGAMDAPTAMTQPEVDTLFFAGEHTDTTGNWGTVHAALRSGLRAAQQVLGEG, encoded by the coding sequence ATGCGCGATGAGACAAAAGATAACGACGTTCTAATTCTTGGAGCCGGTATCGCCGGGCTCGCAGCAGCACGCGCCCTGGGCGAGCGCGGCATACGGGCCAATGTACTGGAGGCTCGCGATCGCGTGGGTGGGCGTCTGCTTACGCGAGTGAGCGCAGGCGGAGGCATCGTTGAACTCGGCGCGGAGTTCGTCCACGGACGTGCTCCTGAGCTGTGGGCGCTTCTCGCAGAGTGTGAAGCGCAGACCACCGAACGCGACGGCACGATGCTGCGCGAGGAATGGGATGGGGGTCTGATCGAGGACGACCCGCAGGACGAGGAGATGTTTGCGCCGCTGGAAGAACTCGAAGACTTTGCAGGCGAGGATGTCTCCTTTACCGACTGGCTTGCCACCAGCGAGGTTGCCGAAGAAGATCGCCCCGCGTTGCTGGGCTACGTCGAAGGCTTCAACGCCGCCGACGCGCACAAAATCGGCATACGCTCTCTGGGAGTACAGCAGAAGGCAGAGGACGCCATCGAGGGCGACCGTGCCTGGCATCTTCGCGGAGGCTATGCGCAGCTCGCGGAGTACCTGGCTGGCCGCGTCAAAGAGCTTGGCGGCGATGTGCGGCTCAACACCGAGGTCCTCGCTATCCGGTGGAGCGCACATAGCGTTGAAGTCGAAACGACCCAGGGCACGCTGCGCGCGAAGCAGTGCATCGTCACGCTGCCCCTCGGCGTTTTGCAACGCGTCAACGGCGAGGCTGCCTTGCACATCACGCCGGAACCCGCGGCTATCTCACAAGCGCGGCGGTTGGAGATGGGCCACGCCGTTCGCTTTACGCTGGTCTTCCGCGAGCGCTGGTGGGAGCAATCGCCTGCCCTCGATGCCGTAAGTCTGCAAACGATGAGTTTCCTCTTCACCTCAAAGCGTCTGCCCGCCGTCTGGTGGACACCGCATCCTGAACCGGAGGCGTCTCCTACGCTGACCGGCTGGGTGGGAGGGCCTCGCGCCAAACTGCTTGAAGGCAAGAGCGCGGAGGAGCTGGGCCGTGAGGCCTGCACAGCCCTCGCGGAGGTCTTCTCGATGGACGAAGCCCTGGTGCACGCTTCTCTCCTGGAGACGCACACTCATGACTGGTCCAACGATCCCTTCGCACGCGGAGCCTACAGCTACGTTCCTGCCGGTGCGATGGATGCTCCTACAGCGATGACCCAGCCGGAGGTGGATACTCTCTTCTTCGCGGGAGAGCATACCGACACGACCGGGAATTGGGGAACGGTGCATGCGGCGCTCCGCAGCGGCCTGCGTGCGGCACAGCAGGTGCTGGGCGAGGGGTAG
- a CDS encoding YIP1 family protein: MTDAAPLPEAPALSQVERVVDTFIAPSKTFTDILRNTSWWLPFILLVLATVASCFAMDKKIGFESITEHQMTKTPAAAEQFQQLPPAQQAARLHAGAKFTRAFTYGACIPFLLVIALEALVLWGSFNFGLGAKTTFGQVFAVIMYSGLPRLFISLLTIIFLFAGVGTESFDIQNPVGTNLGYFLQGSSPALRVAGSFFDVFGLWALALLVIGMAIVARKSMAQAATIIVGWWFLMLLIFTGITAVTS, encoded by the coding sequence ATGACCGATGCCGCCCCTCTGCCCGAAGCCCCCGCACTCTCTCAGGTTGAGCGCGTGGTGGACACCTTTATCGCGCCCTCCAAAACCTTTACCGATATCCTACGCAACACCAGTTGGTGGCTGCCCTTTATTCTGCTGGTTCTTGCCACTGTCGCCTCCTGTTTCGCCATGGACAAGAAGATCGGCTTCGAAAGCATTACAGAACACCAGATGACGAAAACCCCCGCGGCCGCGGAACAGTTCCAGCAGTTGCCGCCGGCGCAACAGGCTGCCAGGCTGCATGCAGGAGCCAAATTCACACGTGCCTTTACGTATGGCGCCTGCATCCCCTTCCTCCTCGTGATAGCGCTTGAAGCCCTGGTGCTCTGGGGATCCTTCAACTTTGGACTGGGCGCAAAAACGACCTTCGGTCAGGTCTTCGCCGTCATCATGTACTCAGGTCTGCCACGTCTCTTCATCTCGTTACTGACCATCATTTTTCTCTTTGCAGGGGTTGGCACTGAGAGCTTCGATATCCAGAATCCTGTCGGGACGAACCTCGGTTACTTCCTTCAGGGTTCATCACCAGCCCTGAGAGTCGCAGGCAGCTTTTTCGATGTGTTCGGCCTTTGGGCGCTGGCACTGCTGGTCATCGGCATGGCGATCGTCGCGCGCAAGAGTATGGCTCAGGCCGCAACCATCATCGTTGGATGGTGGTTCCTGATGCTGCTCATCTTCACTGGAATCACGGCAGTCACCAGCTAA
- a CDS encoding CCA tRNA nucleotidyltransferase yields MARLNNSHYEAALTIARRLRELGHAAYFAGGCVRDLLLGVDPHDFDVATSATPDQVQAAFPRTESVGAHFGVVLVIELVHGERTATEVATFRNDGAYSDGRRPDAVRFSLDPREDVLRRDFTINGLLLDVIDYEEGDRLQDCVRDFVGGQIDLEWKLVRAIGNAATRFAEDKLRMLRAIRFAARLDFAIESRTMAAIQEQAVTTTQVSAERVRDELTKILTEGGARRGFELLEESGLLREVLPEVARMKGVAQPPQYHPEGDVWTHTLMLLGHLPKAASPTLAWGMLLHDVGKPATFTPPDPARPGDRIRFNGHVEIGVAVARTILLRLRFSNDDMEQILALIKHHMQFGDVMKMKQSTLKRFLRLPKFDEHLALHRADSLSSHGALGMYDFAKQHFDEMGEEQIKPRLLLDGEALIAAGYKPGPGFREMLVAAEDAQLEGVVTTPEAALRFVEDRFGAPK; encoded by the coding sequence ATGGCAAGGCTGAACAACTCGCACTACGAAGCAGCGCTCACAATTGCACGGCGGCTGCGCGAACTCGGACACGCCGCGTACTTCGCGGGCGGATGCGTGCGCGACCTCCTGCTCGGCGTCGATCCCCACGACTTTGATGTAGCGACCTCCGCAACGCCGGATCAGGTGCAGGCCGCCTTTCCTCGTACGGAGTCCGTAGGCGCGCACTTCGGCGTGGTGCTGGTGATCGAACTTGTTCACGGCGAACGCACGGCCACCGAAGTCGCTACGTTTCGCAATGACGGAGCTTACAGCGACGGGCGCCGCCCCGACGCGGTGCGGTTCTCGCTCGATCCGCGCGAAGACGTGTTGCGCCGTGACTTCACGATCAACGGCCTGTTGCTCGACGTCATCGACTACGAAGAAGGCGATCGCCTGCAGGATTGCGTGCGCGACTTCGTTGGCGGGCAGATTGATCTGGAGTGGAAGCTGGTGCGCGCCATCGGCAATGCCGCCACGCGCTTTGCCGAGGACAAGCTGCGCATGCTGCGCGCGATTCGCTTTGCCGCCCGGCTCGACTTTGCCATCGAGTCCCGCACGATGGCAGCGATCCAGGAGCAGGCCGTGACCACCACGCAGGTCTCCGCCGAACGTGTGCGCGACGAGCTGACAAAGATCCTGACAGAAGGCGGCGCGCGGCGCGGCTTCGAGCTGCTGGAGGAGAGCGGCTTACTCCGTGAGGTGCTGCCGGAGGTTGCTCGCATGAAGGGTGTCGCGCAGCCGCCGCAGTATCACCCTGAAGGCGATGTGTGGACGCACACCCTGATGCTGCTGGGCCATCTGCCAAAGGCCGCAAGCCCGACGCTGGCCTGGGGCATGCTGCTCCACGATGTCGGCAAGCCTGCGACGTTTACGCCTCCCGATCCCGCCAGGCCTGGCGATCGTATTCGCTTCAACGGCCACGTGGAGATAGGCGTTGCCGTCGCTCGCACGATCCTCCTTCGTCTGCGCTTCAGCAACGACGACATGGAGCAGATCCTCGCCCTGATCAAACACCACATGCAGTTCGGCGATGTAATGAAGATGAAGCAGTCCACGCTGAAGCGCTTTCTGCGCCTGCCGAAGTTCGACGAACACCTGGCTCTGCATCGCGCCGACAGCCTCAGCTCGCACGGCGCTCTCGGCATGTACGACTTCGCGAAACAGCACTTCGACGAGATGGGAGAAGAGCAAATCAAGCCCCGGCTCCTGCTCGACGGGGAAGCCTTGATCGCCGCAGGCTATAAGCCGGGGCCGGGTTTTCGCGAGATGCTGGTGGCGGCGGAGGATGCGCAACTGGAAGGTGTTGTGACCACCCCTGAAGCTGCCCTGAGATTCGTGGAAGATCGATTCGGCGCACCGAAATAA
- a CDS encoding tRNA (adenosine(37)-N6)-threonylcarbamoyltransferase complex transferase subunit TsaD, with protein MHSGLILGIESSCDETSAAVVRGGREALSNVVASQLIHGDYGGVVPELASREHLRAIVPVVQQAMQQAGVAYSDLEAIAVTAGPGLAGALLVGLTFAKALAFGTELPLIGVNHLEGHIHAVLMHSEESFAEASPLLALVVSGGHTHLYLATKTPENTWHYRNVGKTLDDAAGEAYDKVAKLLGLPYPGGPWMDALAKHGDPKAVPFSFAQIKTKATGNTAPKLAREADDQTRRFDLSFSGIKTAVRRYVELHAMRERIDARARALQESGLAKGKPSDPATLTRALAYFEPETLNLIASFQASVTGYLTRTVFAATEHFGARGLLVSGGVAANSELRQRISAEAARRRLPVAFPSIALSTDNAAMIAAAAWPKLRAGQFAPETMEPTPQLRLG; from the coding sequence GTGCACTCCGGTCTCATCCTCGGCATTGAAAGCTCCTGCGACGAAACCTCCGCGGCGGTCGTTCGCGGCGGTCGTGAGGCGCTGTCCAACGTCGTTGCCTCGCAACTGATCCATGGCGACTACGGCGGCGTTGTGCCCGAGCTGGCCTCGCGTGAGCATCTGCGGGCCATAGTCCCCGTCGTACAGCAGGCGATGCAGCAGGCTGGCGTGGCCTACAGCGATCTCGAAGCCATCGCCGTAACCGCAGGCCCCGGACTCGCCGGCGCGCTGCTTGTAGGGCTTACCTTCGCCAAGGCGCTGGCCTTCGGCACAGAGCTTCCGTTGATCGGCGTGAATCATCTTGAGGGACACATCCACGCGGTGCTGATGCACTCCGAAGAGTCATTCGCCGAGGCCTCTCCCCTGCTCGCGCTGGTCGTCAGCGGCGGGCATACGCATCTCTATCTCGCGACGAAGACCCCGGAAAATACCTGGCACTATCGCAACGTGGGCAAGACGCTCGACGACGCCGCGGGCGAGGCCTACGACAAGGTCGCCAAGCTGCTCGGCCTGCCCTACCCCGGCGGGCCCTGGATGGACGCGCTCGCGAAGCACGGAGACCCGAAGGCCGTGCCCTTCAGCTTCGCGCAGATCAAGACGAAGGCCACCGGCAACACCGCCCCCAAGCTCGCTCGCGAAGCAGACGACCAGACGCGGCGGTTCGATCTCTCCTTCAGCGGCATCAAGACGGCGGTGCGGCGCTACGTCGAGCTGCACGCCATGCGGGAACGTATCGACGCACGGGCGCGGGCCTTACAGGAATCCGGTCTCGCGAAGGGCAAGCCCAGCGACCCGGCTACACTCACACGCGCACTGGCGTACTTCGAACCCGAAACGCTTAATCTCATCGCCAGCTTTCAGGCGTCGGTAACGGGATATCTCACGCGCACCGTGTTCGCTGCAACCGAGCACTTCGGCGCACGCGGCTTGCTGGTCAGCGGAGGCGTGGCCGCTAACAGCGAGCTGCGCCAGCGCATCTCTGCCGAGGCCGCACGGCGGCGTCTGCCGGTTGCGTTTCCTTCGATTGCGTTATCCACCGACAACGCCGCGATGATCGCCGCAGCCGCCTGGCCCAAGCTGCGCGCCGGGCAGTTCGCACCCGAAACGATGGAACCTACGCCGCAGTTGCGG
- a CDS encoding NCS2 family permease: MRSRLEHYFRFAEHSTNWRTEVLAGLTTFITMAYIIFVNPSILSQTGMPLAAVTTSTCLCAAFGSILMGALANYPLALAPGMGLNAYFTYTVVKGMGVPWQTALGAVFLSGVVFLLLTFGGIRQRLISAIPYQLHAAVAGGIGLFIAFIGLRNSGIIVPSAATTVTLGNLHSPSTLLAIFGIILISVLQAYRVKASMLIGVLGTMLVGILCHQVHWHPSTFNPLAIRETAFHLDLRGALRMNALEIIFVFLFVDLFDNIGTLVAVTERAGLIAEDHTIPRLDKIFFADATSTVVGALAGTSTVTSYIESSAGVAAGGRTGVTAITTGLLFLVAIFVAPVVGAIPDFATAPALILVGALMVAGSARIDWEEPRVAVPAFLTLVTIPLTYSIATGLSFGIISFAVLELATGRGRRQHWMLYVLALLFLARFIYLHAG, encoded by the coding sequence ATGCGCAGCCGCCTGGAGCACTACTTTCGTTTTGCCGAGCACTCCACCAACTGGCGCACCGAGGTGCTCGCCGGACTGACCACGTTCATTACGATGGCGTACATCATCTTCGTGAACCCGTCGATCCTTTCCCAGACCGGGATGCCGCTGGCCGCCGTGACTACTTCCACCTGCCTCTGCGCGGCCTTCGGGTCGATCCTGATGGGTGCGCTCGCGAACTATCCGCTGGCTCTGGCGCCGGGCATGGGGCTGAATGCGTACTTCACCTATACCGTCGTCAAGGGGATGGGAGTGCCGTGGCAGACGGCGCTGGGCGCGGTGTTTCTCTCCGGGGTGGTCTTTCTGCTGCTGACCTTCGGCGGCATTCGGCAGCGGCTCATCAGCGCGATTCCGTATCAACTGCATGCGGCGGTTGCGGGCGGCATCGGCTTGTTCATCGCCTTCATCGGTCTGCGCAACTCGGGCATCATCGTGCCCAGCGCGGCGACGACGGTCACGCTCGGCAACCTGCACTCTCCCTCCACGCTGCTGGCTATCTTCGGAATTATCTTGATCTCCGTGCTGCAGGCCTATCGCGTAAAGGCGTCGATGCTGATTGGTGTGCTGGGGACGATGCTGGTGGGCATCCTCTGCCACCAGGTGCACTGGCATCCTTCGACCTTCAATCCACTCGCGATCCGTGAGACGGCCTTCCACCTGGATCTACGCGGTGCGCTCAGGATGAATGCGCTGGAGATCATCTTCGTCTTCCTGTTCGTCGACCTCTTCGACAACATCGGGACGCTCGTTGCCGTCACCGAACGCGCCGGGTTGATTGCGGAAGACCACACGATTCCAAGGCTGGATAAGATCTTCTTCGCCGACGCCACATCGACGGTTGTGGGCGCGCTCGCTGGAACCTCGACGGTGACGAGCTACATCGAAAGCTCCGCCGGAGTGGCCGCGGGTGGGCGCACGGGGGTGACGGCGATTACGACCGGTCTGCTCTTCCTCGTAGCGATCTTCGTCGCGCCGGTGGTTGGGGCTATTCCTGACTTTGCGACCGCACCGGCCCTGATCCTGGTGGGCGCGCTGATGGTCGCAGGCTCCGCTCGCATCGACTGGGAGGAGCCGCGCGTCGCGGTCCCGGCCTTCCTCACGCTCGTGACCATTCCGCTGACGTACTCCATTGCGACCGGGCTTTCGTTCGGCATCATCAGCTTTGCGGTGCTGGAGCTGGCGACGGGCCGTGGACGCCGCCAGCACTGGATGCTCTACGTCCTGGCGCTGCTCTTCCTGGCCCGTTTCATCTACCTGCATGCGGGATAA
- a CDS encoding OsmC family protein yields MDRKATAVWHGDLKAGKGSISTQSNTLKDAQYSFKTRFEDGVGTNPEELIAAAHAGCFTMAFSNELATAGHTADTVETTAVVTLSMTAPEGPTVTKILLTTRATVPGIDKETFDTIAKKAKEGCPISRLLKAAEITLDAQLV; encoded by the coding sequence ATGGACCGCAAAGCAACGGCAGTTTGGCACGGCGATTTGAAGGCCGGCAAGGGCAGCATCAGCACGCAGAGCAACACCCTCAAGGATGCGCAGTACAGCTTCAAGACGCGCTTTGAAGACGGCGTAGGCACCAACCCGGAAGAACTGATTGCTGCAGCCCATGCGGGCTGCTTCACCATGGCTTTCAGCAACGAACTCGCGACAGCGGGTCATACCGCCGATACGGTAGAGACCACGGCTGTCGTCACCCTGTCGATGACGGCGCCGGAAGGCCCCACCGTCACGAAGATCCTCCTCACCACCCGAGCCACGGTTCCGGGCATCGATAAGGAAACCTTCGACACCATCGCTAAGAAGGCCAAAGAAGGCTGCCCGATCTCGCGCCTGCTGAAGGCCGCTGAGATTACCCTGGACGCGCAGTTGGTCTAG
- a CDS encoding nucleoside deaminase, producing the protein MLKAEHTTPDYAAMLRVAIEEARAGLAEGGIPIGAAIFRADGSLVSRGHNRRVQQDDPSIHGETDAFRRAGRQKSYRDLIMVTTLAPCFYCSGLVRQFGFQTVVVGESRTFQGGIEELREQGINVIDLDSAECVEMLTGYISARPEVWNEDIDVAE; encoded by the coding sequence ATGTTGAAGGCTGAGCACACCACCCCGGATTACGCCGCGATGCTGCGGGTCGCGATCGAAGAGGCCCGCGCAGGACTGGCAGAGGGCGGCATCCCCATTGGCGCCGCCATCTTTCGTGCCGACGGCTCATTGGTCAGCCGTGGGCACAACCGCCGCGTACAGCAGGACGATCCCTCCATTCACGGCGAGACGGACGCCTTTCGCCGCGCCGGGCGGCAGAAGAGCTATCGCGATCTCATCATGGTCACCACGCTGGCGCCGTGTTTTTACTGCAGCGGGCTGGTGCGCCAGTTTGGCTTTCAAACGGTCGTTGTTGGAGAGTCGCGAACGTTTCAGGGTGGTATCGAAGAGCTGCGCGAACAGGGCATCAACGTGATCGATCTCGACTCCGCCGAGTGTGTCGAGATGCTTACGGGTTATATCTCTGCCAGGCCTGAAGTGTGGAATGAAGACATCGACGTGGCCGAGTAG
- a CDS encoding cupin domain-containing protein, giving the protein MSSLSAKKVKEILNLEPLQGEGGWFVQTYAATETIAAGQFGDNRYNGPRSTSTAIYYLLEPDTFSEMHCLASDEVFHHYLGGAVEMLQLHPDGRSETILIGPDLAAGQRPQVLVPRGVWQGSRLLQAEGFALLGCTVSPGFEFADYQSAPREELIAKWPNEAESIAKLTRG; this is encoded by the coding sequence ATGAGTTCGCTTAGCGCAAAAAAAGTAAAAGAGATCCTCAACCTGGAGCCCCTTCAGGGCGAAGGCGGTTGGTTCGTCCAGACCTATGCCGCTACCGAGACGATCGCCGCAGGCCAGTTTGGCGACAACCGTTATAACGGCCCACGCAGCACCTCGACGGCGATCTACTACCTGCTCGAACCGGACACCTTCAGCGAGATGCACTGCCTCGCCAGCGATGAAGTGTTTCACCATTACCTGGGAGGTGCGGTGGAGATGCTGCAGCTTCATCCGGACGGCCGCAGCGAGACGATCCTCATCGGCCCGGACCTCGCAGCGGGCCAGCGCCCGCAGGTGCTCGTCCCGCGTGGCGTCTGGCAGGGCTCACGACTACTGCAGGCGGAAGGCTTTGCCCTGCTGGGGTGCACCGTCAGTCCCGGCTTCGAGTTCGCGGACTACCAGTCAGCGCCACGCGAAGAGCTGATCGCGAAGTGGCCTAACGAGGCTGAGTCGATTGCGAAATTGACACGGGGTTAG